In one Salipiger abyssi genomic region, the following are encoded:
- a CDS encoding class I SAM-dependent methyltransferase: MSDDETLRVYETRAADYADMARQEPYPTLRAFVTALPEAAHVLDFGCGPGLDAAHMAAQGCTVEALDASAEMVRLAAARPGVSARQGSFDDLTAESAYDGIWASFSLLHAPRAYMPRHLAAIARALKPGGLLGLTLKEGTGEKRDRLGRFYTYYTEAELRALLAAAGLTVTQVTRGSGTGLDGTASDWISVTAHA; the protein is encoded by the coding sequence GTGAGCGACGACGAGACCCTGCGCGTCTACGAGACCCGCGCCGCCGATTACGCCGATATGGCACGGCAAGAGCCCTATCCGACGCTCCGCGCCTTCGTGACCGCCCTGCCCGAGGCCGCGCATGTGCTGGATTTCGGCTGCGGCCCGGGGCTCGACGCGGCGCATATGGCGGCGCAGGGCTGCACCGTCGAGGCGCTCGACGCCTCAGCCGAGATGGTCCGCCTCGCCGCCGCCCGCCCCGGCGTGTCGGCACGGCAGGGCAGTTTCGACGATCTGACGGCAGAGAGCGCCTATGACGGCATCTGGGCCAGCTTCAGCCTGCTGCACGCGCCCCGCGCCTACATGCCCCGCCACCTCGCCGCCATCGCCCGGGCACTGAAGCCCGGCGGGCTGCTCGGACTCACGCTCAAGGAAGGCACGGGCGAGAAACGCGACCGGCTCGGACGGTTCTACACCTATTACACCGAGGCCGAGCTGCGCGCCCTGCTCGCCGCCGCCGGGCTCACCGTCACACAGGTGACGCGCGGCTCGGGAACCGGGCTTGACGGCACCGCCTCGGACTG
- a CDS encoding DUF3429 domain-containing protein — protein sequence MTAPIPRSALLLAIAGLLPFLWGVATLLIDPAYDLAYSTLGGRFVAPYVQLNYGQVILAFMSGVLWGFATKARAEQAAICYALSVIPALWAFFMAGGGPVSAAMNLIFGYLGLLALDWQFWRWGLAPGWWMRLRLPMTLAVIACLLVGVFR from the coding sequence ATGACCGCCCCGATCCCGCGCAGCGCGCTGCTCCTCGCCATTGCGGGGCTGCTGCCCTTCCTCTGGGGCGTCGCCACCCTGCTGATCGACCCGGCCTATGACCTCGCCTACAGCACCCTCGGGGGCCGCTTCGTCGCGCCCTATGTGCAGCTGAATTACGGTCAGGTCATCCTCGCCTTCATGTCCGGCGTGCTCTGGGGCTTTGCCACCAAGGCGCGCGCCGAACAGGCGGCGATCTGCTATGCGCTCTCGGTCATCCCGGCGCTCTGGGCATTCTTCATGGCCGGCGGCGGACCGGTCTCGGCGGCGATGAACCTGATCTTCGGCTATCTCGGCCTGCTGGCGCTCGACTGGCAGTTCTGGCGCTGGGGGCTGGCGCCCGGCTGGTGGATGCGGCTGCGCCTGCCGATGACACTGGCGGTCATCGCCTGCCTGCTCGTGGGGGTGTTCCGGTGA